The following proteins are co-located in the Alcaligenes faecalis genome:
- the carA gene encoding glutamine-hydrolyzing carbamoyl-phosphate synthase small subunit codes for MLPSLFPEESRTITSAVLALADGTLFKGVSIGAEGHCVAEIVFNTAMTGYQEILTDPSYSGQIVTLTYPHIGNTGVNPEDSESNKAHAAGLVIRDCPARLSNFRSTQSLPDYLKDQGVVAISGIDTRKLTRILREKGSMGACILVGDDAERALELARSFPGLKGQDLAKVVTTDKTYNWTEGSWELGRGFSKPEGERFHVVAYDFGVKANILRLLADRGCKVTVVPAQTPLADVLAYEPDGVFLSNGPGDPEPCDYAIEACKGLLERKLPVFGICLGHQILGLAVGAQTLKMKNGHHGANHPVQELASGRVFITSQNHGFAVDATTLPANAKVTHISLFDQSLQGFELTDRPAFCFQGHPEATPGPRDIASLFDKFISLMAAHQANK; via the coding sequence GTGCTGCCGTCTTTATTTCCTGAGGAGTCCCGCACTATCACTAGTGCCGTCCTAGCCCTGGCGGATGGAACCCTATTCAAAGGGGTATCAATCGGTGCCGAGGGGCACTGTGTTGCTGAGATCGTTTTCAATACAGCCATGACGGGCTATCAGGAAATCCTGACAGACCCAAGCTACAGCGGTCAAATTGTTACGCTTACCTATCCGCACATCGGTAATACCGGTGTCAATCCAGAGGACTCCGAATCCAACAAGGCCCACGCTGCCGGGCTTGTCATTCGCGATTGTCCCGCCCGCCTGTCCAATTTCCGCTCCACCCAGTCCTTGCCCGACTACCTGAAAGATCAGGGCGTTGTGGCCATCTCCGGTATCGACACCCGCAAGCTGACTCGCATTTTGCGCGAGAAAGGCTCCATGGGGGCTTGCATTCTGGTGGGTGATGATGCCGAACGTGCATTGGAACTGGCCCGCTCTTTCCCTGGCCTGAAAGGTCAGGACTTGGCCAAGGTGGTTACCACCGACAAAACCTACAACTGGACCGAAGGTTCGTGGGAACTGGGGCGAGGTTTCTCCAAGCCCGAAGGCGAGCGCTTTCACGTGGTGGCTTACGACTTTGGCGTCAAGGCCAACATCCTGCGCCTGTTGGCAGACCGTGGCTGTAAAGTCACGGTCGTGCCTGCGCAAACGCCCCTGGCCGATGTGCTGGCGTACGAGCCCGATGGCGTGTTCCTGTCCAACGGCCCTGGCGATCCAGAGCCTTGCGATTACGCTATCGAAGCCTGCAAGGGTTTGTTGGAACGCAAGTTGCCTGTGTTTGGTATTTGCCTGGGCCATCAGATTCTGGGTCTGGCCGTGGGTGCGCAGACCTTGAAGATGAAAAACGGCCACCACGGTGCCAACCACCCTGTGCAAGAGCTGGCCAGCGGTCGTGTGTTCATCACCAGCCAAAATCACGGTTTTGCGGTGGATGCCACCACCTTGCCAGCCAATGCCAAGGTCACGCACATTTCTTTGTTCGACCAGAGCCTGCAAGGCTTCGAGTTGACAGATCGCCCCGCGTTTTGCTTCCAGGGTCACCCCGAAGCCACTCCCGGCCCGCGCGATATTGCCTCGCTGTTCGACAAATTCATCAGCCTGATGGCTGCCCACCAGGCCAATAAATAA
- the tal gene encoding transaldolase, whose amino-acid sequence MTTQLDSLRQCTTVVADTGDFEAMRAYRPTDATTNPSLILKAVQQAAYQPLLERVITDHPHASLAETSDLLLVAFGRQILDIVPGRVSTEVDARLSFDTLASVERARHIIQHYEKAGITRERVLIKLASTWEGIQAARTLQADGINCNLTLLFCLPQAIACAQAKVTLISPFVGRIYDWFKKAAGQNWDESANQGENDPGVRSVRSIYEYYKTYDIPTEIMGASFRNVGQIKALAGCDLLTISPDLLGQLDAAQGEVPAMLDVARAKAVAPEWRASNEITFRTDLNQDAMATEKLAEGIRQFTADGIKLDTLIQQARQQA is encoded by the coding sequence ATGACTACTCAGCTTGACTCCCTGCGCCAGTGCACAACCGTAGTCGCCGACACCGGCGATTTTGAAGCGATGCGCGCGTATCGCCCTACCGATGCAACAACCAACCCTTCCCTGATTTTGAAGGCTGTCCAGCAGGCAGCCTATCAACCGTTGCTTGAACGCGTCATCACCGACCACCCTCACGCCAGCCTGGCTGAAACCAGCGATCTGTTGCTGGTTGCCTTTGGCCGCCAGATTCTGGACATTGTTCCTGGCCGCGTCTCCACCGAAGTGGATGCCCGCCTGTCCTTTGACACGCTGGCCAGCGTCGAGCGCGCCCGCCACATCATCCAGCATTACGAAAAAGCCGGTATCACCCGCGAACGGGTACTGATCAAGCTGGCCAGCACCTGGGAGGGCATACAAGCTGCCCGCACACTGCAGGCCGACGGCATCAACTGCAACTTGACCCTGTTGTTCTGCCTGCCGCAAGCCATTGCCTGCGCTCAGGCCAAAGTCACCCTGATCTCACCTTTTGTGGGCCGTATCTACGACTGGTTCAAGAAAGCCGCCGGCCAGAACTGGGACGAGAGCGCCAACCAGGGCGAGAACGATCCCGGCGTGCGCTCGGTACGCAGCATTTACGAATACTACAAAACCTATGACATCCCCACGGAGATCATGGGTGCCAGCTTCCGCAATGTCGGCCAGATCAAGGCCTTGGCCGGTTGCGATCTGCTGACCATCAGCCCGGATCTGCTGGGCCAACTGGATGCAGCCCAAGGTGAAGTCCCCGCCATGCTGGATGTGGCGCGCGCCAAGGCCGTCGCCCCCGAATGGCGGGCCAGCAATGAAATCACTTTCCGTACCGACCTGAACCAGGACGCGATGGCCACTGAAAAGCTGGCCGAAGGCATCCGTCAGTTCACCGCGGATGGCATCAAGCTGGATACCCTGATTCAACAGGCGCGTCAGCAGGCTTGA
- the carB gene encoding carbamoyl-phosphate synthase large subunit — MPKRSDLKSILIIGAGPIIIGQACEFDYSGAQACKALKAEGYRTVLVNSNPATIMTDPDTADVTYIEPITWQAVEKIIEKERPDALLPTMGGQTALNCALDLAKHGVLEKFGVELIGANADAIEKAEDRLKFKDAMTSIGLESAKSGVAHSMDEAWAVQKRIAEEIGTAGFPVVIRPSFTLGGTGGGIAYNPEEFETICRRGLEASPTNELLIEESLLGWKEFEMEVVRDRADNCIIVCSIENLDPMGVHTGDSITVAPAQTLTDREYQIMRNASIAVLREIGVDTGGSNVQFAVNPHNGRMIVIEMNPRVSRSSALASKATGFPIAKIAARLAVGYTLDELLNEITGGATPASFEPTIDYVVTKVPRFAFEKFPQADSRLTTQMKSVGEVMAIGRTFQESFQKALRGLEVGVDGLNQKTTDREKLQVELGEPGPERIWYVGDAFAQGLTLDEVHNLTKIDPWFLAQIKEIVDIELALEQKTLADLDRDTLFGLKRRGFSDRRLAFLLDTVESEVRKLRHQLNVRPVYKRVDTCAAEFSTDTAYMYSTYEEECESNPSDKKKIIVLGGGPNRIGQGIEFDYCCVHAALALREDGYETIMVNCNPETVSTDYDTSDRLYFEPLTLEDVLEIVHIEKPVGTIVQYGGQTPLKLARALEANGVPIIGTSPESIDVAEDRERFQKLLNKLGLRQPPNRTARTEGEAIALAAEIGYPLVVRPSYVLGGRAMEIVHEQQDLERYMREAVKVSNDSPVLLDHFLNNATEVDVDCLADGERVFVGGVMQHIEQAGVHSGDSACSLPPYSLSDETVAEIKRQTALMAKALNVKGLMNVQFAIQGGDVYVLEVNPRASRTVPFVSKATGLQLAKIAARAMAGQTLAQQGITEEVTPSYYSVKEAVFPFVKFPGVDTILGPEMKSTGEVMGVGTSFAEAFVKSQMAASVTLPEGGLAFISVRAQDKPQAVEVARGLISLGFKVVATRGTASAIEQAGLAVQVVNKVTEGRPHIVDMIKNGEVSLVINTVEERRNAIVDSRTIRTHALAANLAYYTTIAGAVAAVQGLQYLRHGDGLKVYAVQELHALLAKS; from the coding sequence ATGCCAAAGCGTTCAGACTTAAAAAGCATTCTTATCATTGGCGCAGGCCCGATCATCATTGGTCAGGCTTGTGAATTCGACTACTCGGGAGCCCAGGCATGTAAAGCCCTGAAGGCCGAGGGTTACCGGACTGTACTGGTCAACAGCAACCCGGCCACCATCATGACGGACCCGGATACGGCCGACGTCACCTACATCGAGCCCATCACCTGGCAAGCTGTCGAGAAAATCATTGAAAAAGAGCGTCCCGATGCGCTCTTGCCCACCATGGGTGGTCAAACCGCGCTGAACTGCGCCCTGGACCTGGCCAAGCATGGCGTGCTGGAAAAATTTGGTGTTGAGCTGATCGGAGCCAACGCCGACGCTATTGAAAAAGCCGAAGACCGCCTGAAGTTCAAGGACGCCATGACCTCCATCGGTCTGGAGTCTGCCAAGTCCGGCGTGGCTCACTCCATGGACGAGGCCTGGGCCGTTCAAAAGCGTATTGCTGAAGAAATCGGTACGGCTGGTTTCCCTGTCGTGATTCGCCCCAGCTTCACGCTGGGCGGCACGGGCGGCGGTATTGCCTACAACCCTGAAGAATTTGAAACCATCTGCCGTCGTGGTCTGGAAGCATCGCCGACCAACGAACTGCTGATTGAAGAATCCCTGCTGGGCTGGAAAGAGTTTGAAATGGAAGTGGTGCGTGACCGCGCCGACAACTGCATCATTGTGTGCTCCATTGAAAACCTGGACCCCATGGGTGTGCACACCGGTGACTCCATCACCGTGGCTCCTGCCCAAACCCTGACCGACCGCGAATACCAGATCATGCGTAATGCCTCGATCGCCGTATTGCGTGAAATCGGTGTGGATACCGGTGGCTCGAACGTACAGTTCGCGGTGAACCCCCATAACGGCCGCATGATCGTTATCGAAATGAACCCGCGCGTGTCCCGTTCCTCGGCTCTGGCTTCCAAAGCCACGGGTTTCCCTATCGCCAAGATCGCTGCGCGTCTGGCCGTGGGTTACACCCTGGACGAGCTGCTGAACGAAATCACCGGCGGTGCGACCCCCGCTTCCTTCGAGCCCACCATCGACTACGTGGTCACCAAAGTGCCACGTTTCGCCTTCGAAAAATTCCCCCAGGCCGACTCGCGCCTGACCACCCAGATGAAGTCCGTGGGTGAAGTGATGGCCATTGGCCGCACTTTCCAGGAATCCTTCCAGAAAGCCCTGCGTGGTTTGGAAGTGGGTGTGGATGGTCTGAACCAGAAAACCACCGACCGCGAAAAACTGCAGGTTGAGCTGGGCGAACCTGGCCCAGAACGTATCTGGTACGTGGGCGATGCCTTCGCTCAAGGCCTGACCCTGGACGAAGTTCACAACCTGACCAAGATCGACCCCTGGTTCCTGGCCCAGATCAAAGAGATCGTGGACATTGAACTGGCTCTGGAACAAAAGACGCTGGCCGATCTGGACCGCGACACCTTGTTCGGTCTGAAGCGTCGTGGTTTCTCCGATCGCCGTCTGGCTTTCTTGCTGGACACCGTGGAATCGGAGGTGCGCAAGCTGCGTCACCAGTTGAACGTGCGTCCTGTCTACAAGCGTGTGGACACCTGCGCGGCCGAATTCTCCACTGATACGGCCTATATGTACTCAACCTACGAGGAAGAGTGCGAATCCAACCCTTCGGACAAGAAAAAGATCATTGTTCTGGGTGGTGGTCCTAACCGTATTGGTCAGGGTATCGAGTTTGACTACTGCTGCGTGCACGCTGCGCTGGCATTGCGCGAAGATGGTTACGAAACCATCATGGTCAACTGCAACCCCGAAACCGTTTCTACCGACTACGACACGTCTGACCGTCTGTACTTTGAGCCTCTGACACTGGAAGACGTGCTGGAAATCGTCCACATCGAAAAACCAGTGGGCACCATCGTTCAGTACGGTGGCCAGACGCCTCTGAAATTGGCCCGTGCCTTGGAAGCCAATGGTGTACCTATCATCGGCACCAGCCCTGAGTCCATTGACGTGGCTGAAGACCGTGAGCGTTTCCAGAAACTGCTGAACAAGCTGGGCTTGCGTCAGCCGCCAAACCGTACCGCTCGCACCGAAGGCGAAGCGATCGCTCTGGCTGCCGAAATCGGTTACCCGCTGGTGGTGCGCCCAAGCTACGTGCTGGGTGGCCGTGCCATGGAAATCGTGCATGAACAACAAGACCTGGAACGCTACATGCGCGAAGCGGTTAAGGTCAGCAATGACTCACCCGTACTGCTGGATCACTTCCTGAACAACGCGACGGAAGTGGACGTGGACTGCCTGGCCGATGGCGAGCGCGTCTTTGTGGGCGGTGTGATGCAACACATCGAGCAGGCTGGTGTTCACTCCGGTGACTCGGCTTGCAGCTTGCCACCTTATTCGCTCAGCGATGAAACCGTTGCGGAAATCAAGCGCCAGACCGCACTGATGGCCAAGGCTCTGAATGTAAAGGGCTTGATGAACGTGCAGTTCGCCATTCAGGGCGGCGATGTGTATGTGCTGGAGGTGAACCCACGCGCGTCGCGTACCGTGCCATTTGTCTCCAAGGCAACGGGTTTGCAACTGGCCAAGATTGCTGCTCGTGCCATGGCAGGGCAGACTCTGGCCCAGCAAGGCATTACCGAAGAAGTCACGCCGTCTTACTACAGCGTGAAAGAGGCCGTCTTCCCCTTCGTGAAGTTCCCGGGCGTGGACACGATTCTGGGCCCTGAGATGAAGTCCACCGGCGAAGTCATGGGTGTGGGCACCTCGTTTGCTGAAGCTTTCGTGAAGTCGCAGATGGCTGCCAGCGTCACCTTGCCGGAAGGGGGCTTGGCCTTCATCAGTGTGCGTGCTCAAGATAAACCGCAAGCGGTGGAAGTGGCTCGTGGTTTGATCTCACTGGGCTTTAAGGTTGTGGCCACCCGTGGTACCGCCAGCGCCATTGAACAGGCCGGTCTGGCTGTGCAAGTGGTGAACAAGGTGACCGAAGGTCGTCCGCACATTGTGGACATGATCAAGAATGGCGAAGTGTCTCTGGTCATCAATACGGTTGAAGAGCGTCGCAACGCGATCGTCGATTCGCGTACAATCCGTACACATGCGCTGGCTGCCAATCTGGCCTACTACACCACTATTGCCGGTGCGGTAGCGGCGGTACAAGGTCTGCAGTATTTGCGTCATGGTGATGGCTTGAAGGTTTACGCGGTTCAAGAGCTGCACGCTCTGCTGGCGAAATCGTAA
- the lpxO gene encoding lipid A hydroxylase LpxO yields the protein MKWFILALFIVCTIIVHFRGRVRHRFSRQLLDHSTFTAPLNVFMYGFSAVPNKPYLDLKHFPELNKLLEHCDEIRAEAEQLFGEGHIKASDKYNDAGFNSFFKTGWTRFYLKWYDADHPSARELCPVTTRLLKDIPSIKAAMFTSLPPGARLPRHRDPYAGSLRFHMGLMTPNSPDCYIEVDGQRYHWRDGEAVVFDETFIHYAENKTDQNRIILFADVERPMRYRWAQAINHAVGGFLLRAAAAPNQEGDRTGGINRIFGTVYAVRRFGKAIKRKNETLYYILKWLLVLGIAALIFL from the coding sequence GTGAAATGGTTCATTCTTGCCTTGTTTATTGTGTGCACAATTATTGTGCACTTCAGGGGTCGAGTCAGGCACCGGTTTTCTCGCCAGTTGCTGGATCATTCCACGTTCACGGCCCCTCTTAATGTCTTTATGTACGGTTTTTCAGCCGTACCGAACAAGCCGTATCTGGATCTGAAGCACTTTCCCGAGCTGAACAAGCTGCTGGAGCACTGCGATGAAATCCGTGCCGAGGCCGAGCAATTGTTTGGTGAAGGCCATATCAAGGCTTCGGACAAGTACAACGATGCAGGCTTTAACTCTTTTTTCAAAACCGGCTGGACGCGTTTTTACCTGAAGTGGTATGACGCCGACCACCCGTCGGCCCGTGAGCTGTGCCCGGTGACAACTCGGCTGCTTAAGGACATTCCGTCGATCAAGGCGGCCATGTTCACCTCCTTGCCGCCGGGAGCCCGTTTGCCGCGCCACCGCGACCCTTATGCGGGTTCACTGCGCTTTCACATGGGGCTGATGACGCCCAATAGTCCAGATTGCTATATCGAAGTGGATGGCCAGCGTTATCACTGGCGTGATGGCGAAGCCGTGGTGTTTGATGAAACCTTTATTCATTACGCCGAAAACAAGACTGATCAGAACCGCATCATCCTGTTTGCCGACGTAGAGCGTCCCATGCGTTACCGTTGGGCGCAGGCCATTAACCATGCGGTGGGTGGTTTCTTGCTGCGTGCGGCAGCCGCTCCCAACCAGGAAGGCGACCGTACCGGCGGTATCAATCGTATTTTCGGTACGGTTTATGCGGTGCGTCGTTTCGGCAAGGCGATCAAGAGAAAGAACGAAACCCTGTACTACATCCTCAAATGGCTGCTGGTGCTGGGTATTGCTGCCTTGATTTTCCTGTAA